The Methylocystis sp. ATCC 49242 region TCCCGACGCCGAAGCACTGCAAAGCTATTATTTGCGCTTCCCGTCAGACGTCAGAGGAAATGAAGGCAGAGCCAAAGCTCATTACCCCAAATCATGAACTTCCATCACGCTCAATTAACTGTAGACATTCAACTAAGTTCCGATGCGTAAATATTTTTTAAATAAATACTACTGAAACTTGACATTTTGATCATGATTGTTGCCAAGCTTACATTTATTTCTTGATAAGTATTAGCCTGAATGATTGCTAGGAACACGCCAGGGGCGGACAGGCGCAGATTTTGAACAGGGGCGAGAAGCGACCTTGAGTCGACAACCACGGCTGCACGTCGGAGCACGGTCGAGAGGCCGCGCTGAAACCGCGAACGGTTGCCCCCTTCCCGCGACTGAGCCATAGGGGGAATCGCCGCCGCCCCGCGCGGTCCAACGCGGAGCGCCGCCCATGCCCTCGCCTTCCCGCCGCGCCTTTCTCACCGGCGTCGCCGCAAGCCTCGTGACCTTGCCCGCCCGCGCCGAGACGCCCGCCGGTCCCCGCGTGCTGGAGGCGCGGGCCGGGACGGCGAAGATCGCCGCAACGGGCGAGACGGACATTCTCGGGTTCGACGGCGTCACGCCCGGCCCCCTGCTGCGCTTCAGGCAGGGCGATGAACTCGCCGTTCGCCTCGTCAACAAGCTCGACCTGCCCGCGAGCGTTCACTGGCACGGCATGCGCGGCGACAACGCCATGGACGGCGTCGCGCCGCTGACGCAGCCCGCCGTTGCTCCGGGCGACTCTTTCGATTACCGCCGCAAGCTGCCCGACCACGGACTCTTCTGCTACCGTCCGAGCGTCTACGGAAAGACGCCCGAGTTGATGGGCCGCGGGCTCAAGGGCCTGATGCTCGTCGACGAGCCCGCGCCCCTTTCCGCCGACGCGGACCTGCTGCTCGTCCTCGACGACTGGCGGCTCGACGCGCAGGGCAAGATCAGCGGCGCTTTCGACGACGACGCCGAAGCGCGCGGCGCCGGTCGCACCGGTCCCCTCCTTGCCGTCAACGGCAAGGCGGCTCCCGCGACGCATGACTTCGCGCCGGGGGCGCGCGTCCGCCTGCGCCTCGCGAATCTCGCAAATGCGCGGATCATGATCCTGACCTTCGATGGGGTGAAACCCTTCGTCATCGCCATCGACAGCCAGCCCTGCGACGCGTTCGAGCCCGTTCGACGCAGCATCCCCGTCGCGCCCGGCGCCCGTTTCGAGCTGATGTTCGACATGCCGGAGACCGAGGGCGCCAAGGCGCGCGTCATCCTGCGTGGGCCGGACGGAGCCGACAGCGACCTTCTTATCGCTACGGCGAAAGGCGCCAGAACGGAGAAGCGCCCGCCCATCGCGGCGGCGCCGCAGAACCCGTCGCTGCCGCCGGAGATCAAGCTCGCAAACGCCAGGAAGGTCGATCTCGTCATCGCGCCGCGCAAGGAGCAGTCCGGCGCCGGATGGACCATCAACGGCGCCGTGACCAAAGGCTATGAAGGCGCCCCGCTCTTTCGGGTCCCCGCCGGAACGCCGGTGACGCTCGGTTTCGTCAACAAATCACAAAACCCGCTCGCGATGCATGTCCATGGCCAATGCATGCGCCTGCTGCACGACCTCGACGACGGGTGGGAGCCCTATTGGCGCAATGGGGTCATCGTGCCCGCGGGCAAGACCAAGCATGTCGCTTTCATCCCGGACAGCCCCGGAAAATGGGCGATTCACGACGATATTCTCGAACACGAAGCCGCCGGCCTCGCGAGCTGGTTCCAGGCTGACTAGAGTGAAATTGCGCCATCGTCCCCAATAAAAATTCATCCTGTTGAAATATTGGGGAGATTTTTGCCTTTTTTTCAGCATTATGAGGCACTGTCGATTCAGTGAGCGCCAGAGTTTCAACCAGCGGTTTAGGTTTTCGCGAAATAGGTCAACTGTTGACAGCAGTCGCCTAAAATCGCCGACCGGACGAATACATGCGCATCTACATTGCCGCCCGCCGATGTCCGACAGCCTCCGCGCCTGACGCCGATGGCGAAAGCGCTCGGCTCATTTCCCGCTCGTCGCGCCCTTCCGCGGAATCCCGGCGATGACAGGGATCGTCTTTCGAGGCCCCAAGGACCCCGCCGAATTTCCGCGCTGGCGGTTCGAGACGCTGGATATCGACTACCAGCCGGAAACCCGGTCGATCTGGATGAGCTACCGCGCCGACGCGCCGCATTGCTACACGCTCACGATGCTCGTCGAACTTCTGCAACTGCGCGACTCGCTGCGCGCGCTGCACCAGAGCGGAGCCACGAGCCGTTATCCGTTCCGCTATCTCGTCATGGCGTCGAAACGACCGGGCGTCTTCTCCCTCGGCGGCGACCTCGCAACCTTCGCTGCGGCGATCCGGCGGAATGATTTGTCGACGCTCGTGACCTATGCGCACGCCTGCGTCGACCTCGTCTACAGCTATTCCCAAAGCCTCGACCTGCCGATCGTCACGCTTTGCGCCGTACACGGTCAATGCCTCGGCGGCGCGCTCGAAGCCGCCCTCGCCTTCGATTTCATCATCGCCGAGGAAGACGCGGTCTTCGGACTCCCGGAGGTGATGTTCAATACATTCCCCGGGATGGGAGCGGTGACGATGCTCACGCGCCGCGTCGGTCCTGCGCTGATGCAGCAGATCATCATGGAGGGGCGGACCTACACGGGTCGTCAGATGCATGAGCTCGACGTCATCGACGCGCTCTCGCCGACGGGCCGCGTGAAGGACGCGGCCGTGGAGTGGATGCGCGAGGACGGAGATAAACGCTGGCGTCGTCGACGCGCCATCGCCGAGGCGCGACGACGCTGCAACCCCGTGACGCACGACGAACTCATCCGGATCACGGAGCTCTGGGCGGAATGCTCGGCGCGCATTGACGACCGCGACCTGCGCCACATGGACCGTCTGGTCCGCGCGCAGCGCCGGCTGTCCGGAGCAGCGGCCGAGATTGGCCACCGGACGTCCGGGCAGTCTCTCGAAAAGACCTGTTCGGAGTGACGGCGCGACAAATGGACGGATATTGATGCAGGCTCTGACGAACCAGAGAGTTTCCGCCGAGGCGGAAATCTACGCCGACCTCGTCGAGACGCTGTTCGACACGACGGAGACCCTGATCGCGGGGATCGTCTTCGGCCTGCTCGCGCCAATGATCGCCTGGCTCTCGACCGGCGAAGCGACCTACCTTGCGCTCGTCGCGCTGATGTCCTGCATCGGCGCCTATCGCATCCACGTCCTCCTCTCGCACAACCACACCCCCATTGCGGAGCGCCGCCGCGACGCGCGCAAATGGGAGCATCGCTATACGATCGGCGCCGTGAGCTTCATGGCCCTGCTGGGGTTTTCCACAGCGATCCTGTTCAGTCAGCATCACAGTGAGATGATCGGCTATTACGGCGTGATCATCATGACCGGCGTCACCGGCAATCTCGCCGCGCGCAATGCCGCGCGGCCCAATATCGTCTTCTGGCAGGTGGTCGGCACCTGCATGCCGCTCGCCATCACCGTGTTTTTCAGCTTTTCTGTCTGGTATTGGGGTATTTCGGCGTTTCTGATCTTCGGAGCGCTGTCGGTCTTCAAGACGACGAAATTCCTGAAGGGCCATCTCGAGTCGGCGCTGCGCAATGGTCGCGACGCGTCGCGCCAGCGGCAGAAATTCAGCCTGGCGCTCAACTCGATGACGCACGGCCTGTGCATGGGCGACTCGGAGCTTAACATCACCGTCGTCAATCGCCGCGTGATCGAGTTTTTCGGCATCGTCGCGGCGACGACCCCCATCCGGCTCGAGGCGCTGGCGCATGCGATTGGCAGAAGCGTCGCCATGTCCTCCGTCGAGACGACCGTGTTCACCGAAAGGTGGAAGCGCCACGCCGCCATGCCGCACGCAAATGTATTCACCCACAAGATCGGCGAGCGCTTTTTCGACTTCCACTGCGAGCGCGCAGAGGGAAACGCTTTCATCACCGTGATCGAGGACGTGACGGCGCAACAGCGCGCGCTGCGTGAAATCGAGCGCATCGCCCATTTCGACGATCTCACCGGCCTGCCCAACCGCTATCAGTTCCAGGACACGCTCGGCGAAAACCTTGTCCAGCTGAACGAGCGCGGCCTGAAGGCGGCTCTGATCAATATCGATCTCGATCGGTTCAAGGAGGTCAACGACACGCTCGGCCACACCGTCGGCGACCAGCTTCTCGCGAGCGTCGGGGCGCGTCTGAGCGCCTGCGCGCCCGCGCCGCACATGGTCGCGCGTCTCGGCGGCGACGAATTCTGCGTGCTCGTGCGCGCCACGAGGGAGTTGCCCGACATCGACGCTTTGGCCCAGCGAATGATCGCGGAGATGAACCGCCCATTCTTCATCGACGGCAACACGATCAGCATCGGCGCAAGCATCGGCGTCGCGGCGGCGCCGCAGGACTCGGAAACGCCCATCGGCCTGCTCAAATGCAGCGATCTGGCGCTGTACCGCGCCAAGTCCGGTCAACGCGGAACGGCGGTCTGGTTTACGCCGCAGATGCAGGAGGCGCTGAGCAGGAAGCGCGAGATCGAGACGGAACTGCGTCATGCGCTCGAGGCCGATCAGCTGATCGTCCATTATCAGCCGATCGTCGACTCGCGCCGCGGAGCGGTCGTCGCCATGGAGGCGCTCTTGCGCTGGCGCCACCCCGAGCGCTGCCTCGTCTCGCCGGTCGAATTCATCCCGGTCGCCGAGGAAACCGGACTGATCGTCGACATCGGCGCATGGGCGCTGAAGCGAGCGTGCAGTGACGCAATGGCCTGGCCGGCGCATGTTCGCGTCGCGGTCAATCTTTCGCCCCGACAGTTTCATCAGACCGATCTCGTCACGACGATCGCTGCGGCAATCAGCGAAACCGGTCTGTCGCCCGACCGGCTCGAACTCGAGATCACGGAAACGACGCTGATGGCGCAAACGGACGACGTCGAACGCAAGGTGCGCGCGATAGACGCGCTGGGCGTCCGTCTCTCGCTCGACGATTTCGGCGCGGGCTACAGCAGCCTCGGCTACCTCGACCGTTTCCCAGTGAAGAAAGTGAAGATCGACCAGTCCTTCGCGCGGCAGGCGATCGATTCGCCGAAAACGCAGGCGATCATCGGCGCGATATCGCTGCTTGCACGTGACCTCGGCATAGACCTCGTCGCAGAGGGCGTCGAAAACCATGACCAGCTCGCCTTCATGGCGAGCAAGAACATCTTCCTCATCCAGGGTTACTTGTACAGCAAACCGCGCCCGATAGAGGAACTCGCGCCGCATCTCGCCCATTGGCAAGACGCGCCGCGCCTCGAGAGCGCGGCGTAACCGATTTTTACCGGCGGTCCAGCGCGCGGCGATCGATGGGCGGCTGCGCCATGCGTTCGGCGCGGAAAATCGCATGCGACGCATTATAGCGTCGGCCGAACAGCCGCAGATAGGCGTCGATTGCGGCAAGCTCGGGCTGCGGCTCGACGACATCCTTGACGATCATCAATTCACGCGCCTCTTCCGCGCCAATGACGGAATCGCTCTCGATCAGCCGCTCGGTCTTCACAAAGCCGATTCGGCGGCCGAGCGCCGCATAGAGCCCGAACAATTCAAAGGGCTCGCCCTCGAACGAGAATTTCGCGCCGGCTTCCGCGACGATTGCGGAGCAATGCATGGCGAAATCGAAATCCGCACCGCTCATCAGCGAACGCGCCCAGGCCAGCGTGATGACGGGCGTATCGACAATCAACTCCGCATTCGCGGCGACCATTGCGGCGAAGCCTTCGGCGGCCGGGGAAGCCGCCCCGGGCCCATGAGCAAAATCGAAAATCAGAAACTTCAGCGCGCCATATTCGCCTCTCGTGATGGAGCCGAGCAGAGCCGAGATCGTTTCGACGCCCGCCTTGTCGAAACCGGCGTGCGTTTTTGACAGCACGATCGCGTCGTGTTGCCTCATCCAGACCTGACGAACGCCCGGAAGCTGCGCTGCAGCGTCAGGCAGATTTTCCAGCAACAACCTAGAATCATTGGAAAAAACTACGGTCATGCCTCGACTCCGGGGGGCGGAACGGCTGAAGACAGCGTAAACTAAGCATTAATCCGAAACCCGTAAAAGCGGTTAATTTTCGTTAAATATCGTTAAATTTTTTAATCATTCGGACTTGCCGCCAAAGAAGCGCGCGGTCCGAATGAGGCCCCCGTGTGGCTGAAGGTCGCGGGACAGGCGGCGATCCTTGATATAAGATAACTTTCAGCTGCTACCCGGCCCCGCGTCGCGCCGACGGCGCCTCGGCGGGCGGTCTGTCAGCTGGGAGCGTCTCGGGGCGCATGTTCCAACGGCGCGTCGATTGGAGACCAAAACCGCTCGGCAGAAAAAGAAGCGGCCGAATTATTCGAAAGGGAGAAAAGGAATGAAGATGCGCTTTCTCGCCGTCATGACGATGGCGACGCTCGGATGGGTGGCGCAGGCTCACGCGCATGGCGACGTGGGGTCCAACCAGGGCCAGTGCCTGATGAAGATCGGCCCGGACACGATGAGCTTCACCGGCTATCAGCCCGCCAAGTCACGCGAGCAGTTCTGCGACGACATTCCGGACGCCGGCCCGACGATCATCACGCTCGACGCCCAGCAGGACGAGTTGCGTGACATGAATCTCGAGATGCGCGTGCTGCGCGACGTCGGCCAAAAGGATGACAACGAGAATCTCGAAGCCAATACGGAATATTATTCGGCGCCGAAGAAGTACAGGACCGGCACGCTGACCTTCGACCACAACTTCGTCAACGAAGGGAAATATATCGGCATCGTGAAGGCCAGAAGCGACGACGGCACCAAGGAATATGTCGCGCGCTTCCCCTTCTCGGTCGGCCTGACCGCCACCAAGGACCTCACCATCGCCGTCTTCTTCGGCGCTCTGGCGCTCGTCGGCTTCGGCCTCTGGTACAAGAAGGCCTTCGTCGACAAGAAGCCGGCCGCAAAGGCCTGAGGCTTCAGGGCAAGTCCTCGATGCGACCGTCGCGTAATGTTACGCGGCGGTCCATTTGTTCCGCCAGCTCAAGATTATGCGTCGCGATCAGCGCCGCCAGCCCGGTGTTGCGGGCGAGCGCCATCAGCGTCGCGAAGACATGCTCCGCCGTGCGCGGATCGAGATTTCCCGTCGGCTCGTCAGCCAGAAGAAGATGCGGCGCATTGGCGACCGCGCGCGCGATGGCGACACGCTGCTGCTCGCCTCCAGAAAGTTCCGACGGCCGGTGCGACGCGCGCGCGCCGAGACGCAGATAATCCAGCAATTGCTGCGCGCGAGCGCGCGCTTCCTTCGGATCGAGCCCGTTTATCATCTGCGGCAGCGCAATGTTCTCGAGCGCCGAGAACTCCGGCAGCAGATGGTGAAACTGATAGATGAAGCCGATCGCCGAGCGCCGCAGCCCGGTGCGCTCCGCGTCGCTCATGCGCGAGGTCGGCGCATTATTGATGAGCGCCTCGCCGCCGTCAGGCCGCTCCAGGAGTCCGGCGATATGCAGCAGGGTCGACTTGCCGGCGCCCGATGGCGCGACCAGCGCCACCGTCTCGCCCGGGTAAATCGACAGGTTGATGTCGACGAGAATGTCGAGCCGCGCTTCGCCTTCGCGGTAATGGCGCGCGATGTTGCGCAATTCGAGGACGGCTTCGGTCATTGCGCTTACTCGTGCCGGAGCGCTTCGATCGGGTCGAGCGAGGCGGCCTTCCAGGCGGGATAGATCGAGGCGAGAATGGCGATGACCAGCGTCATGACGACGATCATCGTCACTTCACGCGAATCGACGATGGCCGGCAGTCGCGAGAGGAAATAAAATTCGGCTGGAAACAGATTGGCGTCGAGCGTCCTGTTGAGCAGGACGCGAATCGAATCGAGATTCTTGGCGAGCAGCAGCCCGAGCACGAAACCCGCGATCGTGCCGAGAACGCCGATCGACGCCCCGATGATGAGGAAGACGCGCAGCACCGCTCCCCGCGTCGCGCCGATCGTCCGCAGGATGGCGATGTCCTGCGTCTTGTCCTTCACCAGCATGGTCAGGCCGGAGATGATGTTGAAGGCCGCGACGATGACGATCAGCGTCAGGATGATGAAGAGTATGTTCTTCTCGACCTGCAGCGTGTCGAAGAAGGTCTTGTTGCGCTGTCGCCAGTCGGTGACGATGATCGGCCGCGTGACCGCCTTTTCGAGATTTGCGCGAAAGGCGTCCATCTGCTCCGGGTCGTCGACGAAGGCCTCGACGACCGTCGCCTCATTGTCCTTGTTGAAGAAGGCCTGCGCCTCGGCAAGCGGCATATAGACGAAGACGTTGTCGAACTCCGACATGCCGATCGAGAAGATCGCCGCAACCTTGTAGGCCTTGATGCGCGGCGCGACGCCAAAAGGCGTCTGCGCGCCCTTGGCGATGAGCAGGCTCACCTTGTCGCCGACGGCGACGCCGAGATTCTCCGCCAGACGCTGGCCGATCGCAACGCTCTCGCCGGCGTCGAAACCCTTGAACGAACCATCCTTCACATTGCCGGTGACGCCCGGGAGGCGCATGATGTCCTTCTCACGCACGCCGCGCACAAGCACGCCCGACTGACCAAATTGCGTCGATATGCCCGCCGCACCCTCGACCATCGGAATCGCGAGCTTCACGCCCGGAACTTTCTCGGTCTTGCCGGCGACGTCGTCCCAATCGGTGAAAGGCGTCTCGACGGCCTGCAGGAACGCGTGGCCGTTGATGCCCATGATCTTGTCCATCAGCTCGCGATGGAAACCGTTCATCACCGAGGTGACGACGATCAGCGTCGCGACGCCGAGCATGATGCCGAGAAACGAGAAACCGGCGATGACCGAAACGAAGCCATCGGCGCGGCGCGCGCGCAGATAGCGCAACGCCACCATCCATTCGAAGGCCGAGAAGGCCCCGGCGCCCTTCGCCGTCGACGTAACGGCTTCCGCGCTGTCGCTCATGCGCGCGCCTGCTTGACCGCCTCGACGATCCGCGCGACGACGTCCTCGGGAGAGAGCAGCTCACGCTCGCCGGTGCGGCGACGCTTCACCTCCACCCTGCCCTCGGCGAGGCCCTTCGGCCCGACGAGTATCTGCCAGGGCAGGCCGATGAGGTCGAGCGTGGCGAATTTCGCGCCGGGGCGCTCGTCGCGATCGTCATGCAAGACGTCGAGCCCGGCGTTTTCGAGCTGCTGGACGAGGTCGCCGCAAACCCTTCCGGTGTTCGCATCCCCGACCTTGAGATCCGCGACGCCGACATGGAAGGGCGCGACCTGCTCCGGCCAGACGATGCCGGCCTCGTCGTGACCCGCCTCGATGATCGCCGCGACGAGACGCGACGGGCCGATGCCGTAGGAACCCATCTGCACGACGACCTCCTTGCCGTCCGGGCCGTTGACGACGGCCTTCATCGGCTCGGAATACTTCGTCCCGAAGTAGAAAATATGGCCGACCTCGATGCCTCGGGCGGAAACCCGCGAGGCTTCGGGCACAGCCTCATAGGCCGCGGCGTCGTGCATCTCGCTCGTAGCGGCGTATCGGCTCGTCCATTTGCCGACGATCTCCTCCAGCGCGGGCGCGTCGTCGAAATCGACATTGGCCGGCGGCGGCGCGAAGGACAGGAAGTCCTTGTGACAGAAGACCTCGCTCTCGCCGGTCTCGGCAAGGATGATGAACTCATGGCTCAGATTGCCGCCGATCGGGCCGGATTCGGCGGCCATCGGAATGGCGGTCAAACCCATGCGCGCGAAGGTGCGCAGATAGGCCACGAACATCCTGTTGTAGGAATGGCGCCCGGCCTCCGCCGTCAGGTCGAAGGAATAGGCGTCCTTCATGAGAAATTCGCGCGAGCGCATGACGCCGAAACGCGGGCGCACCTCGTCGCGGAACTTCCATTGGATGTGATAGAGATTGAGCGGCAAGTCCTTGTAGGAGCGCACATAGGCCCGGAAGATCTCCGTGATCATCTCCTCATTGGTGGGGCCGAAGAGCATCTCGCGGTCGTGGCGGTCGGTGATGCGCAGCATCTCCTTGCCATAGGCGTCGTAGCGGCCTGATTCGCGCCAGAGGTCCGCCGACTGGATCGTCGGCATGAGACACTCTATTGCCCCGGCGCGATTCTGCTCCTCCCGAATGATTCTCGTGATATTGTTGAGAACTTTCAGTCCGAGCGGCAGCCATGCGTAGATGCCGGCCGATTCCTGCCGGATGAGCCCCGCCCGCAGCATCAGCCGGTGCGAGACGATCTCGGCTTCCTTCGGCGTCTCGCGCAGTATGGGCAGGAAATATCGGGACAGGCGCATGTCGTCTTCCAGTCGGGCGAATCGGAAAGGTGGGCGAGCATAGCCCGTCCGCCGCTAAAGGAAACGGCGCGAGGCTCACGCTCTCGGGGGCCGTTGAAGCCCGTCGCGAGGGAAAACGCAAGTGAGCGGATTTCTTCACCATCCCGGAACAGGCCTAAACTTTTTATCGATAGGCCGGACACACAGCCTATATTATGCCC contains the following coding sequences:
- a CDS encoding multicopper oxidase family protein, whose translation is MPSPSRRAFLTGVAASLVTLPARAETPAGPRVLEARAGTAKIAATGETDILGFDGVTPGPLLRFRQGDELAVRLVNKLDLPASVHWHGMRGDNAMDGVAPLTQPAVAPGDSFDYRRKLPDHGLFCYRPSVYGKTPELMGRGLKGLMLVDEPAPLSADADLLLVLDDWRLDAQGKISGAFDDDAEARGAGRTGPLLAVNGKAAPATHDFAPGARVRLRLANLANARIMILTFDGVKPFVIAIDSQPCDAFEPVRRSIPVAPGARFELMFDMPETEGAKARVILRGPDGADSDLLIATAKGARTEKRPPIAAAPQNPSLPPEIKLANARKVDLVIAPRKEQSGAGWTINGAVTKGYEGAPLFRVPAGTPVTLGFVNKSQNPLAMHVHGQCMRLLHDLDDGWEPYWRNGVIVPAGKTKHVAFIPDSPGKWAIHDDILEHEAAGLASWFQAD
- a CDS encoding crotonase/enoyl-CoA hydratase family protein produces the protein MTGIVFRGPKDPAEFPRWRFETLDIDYQPETRSIWMSYRADAPHCYTLTMLVELLQLRDSLRALHQSGATSRYPFRYLVMASKRPGVFSLGGDLATFAAAIRRNDLSTLVTYAHACVDLVYSYSQSLDLPIVTLCAVHGQCLGGALEAALAFDFIIAEEDAVFGLPEVMFNTFPGMGAVTMLTRRVGPALMQQIIMEGRTYTGRQMHELDVIDALSPTGRVKDAAVEWMREDGDKRWRRRRAIAEARRRCNPVTHDELIRITELWAECSARIDDRDLRHMDRLVRAQRRLSGAAAEIGHRTSGQSLEKTCSE
- a CDS encoding bifunctional diguanylate cyclase/phosphodiesterase, which produces MQALTNQRVSAEAEIYADLVETLFDTTETLIAGIVFGLLAPMIAWLSTGEATYLALVALMSCIGAYRIHVLLSHNHTPIAERRRDARKWEHRYTIGAVSFMALLGFSTAILFSQHHSEMIGYYGVIIMTGVTGNLAARNAARPNIVFWQVVGTCMPLAITVFFSFSVWYWGISAFLIFGALSVFKTTKFLKGHLESALRNGRDASRQRQKFSLALNSMTHGLCMGDSELNITVVNRRVIEFFGIVAATTPIRLEALAHAIGRSVAMSSVETTVFTERWKRHAAMPHANVFTHKIGERFFDFHCERAEGNAFITVIEDVTAQQRALREIERIAHFDDLTGLPNRYQFQDTLGENLVQLNERGLKAALINIDLDRFKEVNDTLGHTVGDQLLASVGARLSACAPAPHMVARLGGDEFCVLVRATRELPDIDALAQRMIAEMNRPFFIDGNTISIGASIGVAAAPQDSETPIGLLKCSDLALYRAKSGQRGTAVWFTPQMQEALSRKREIETELRHALEADQLIVHYQPIVDSRRGAVVAMEALLRWRHPERCLVSPVEFIPVAEETGLIVDIGAWALKRACSDAMAWPAHVRVAVNLSPRQFHQTDLVTTIAAAISETGLSPDRLELEITETTLMAQTDDVERKVRAIDALGVRLSLDDFGAGYSSLGYLDRFPVKKVKIDQSFARQAIDSPKTQAIIGAISLLARDLGIDLVAEGVENHDQLAFMASKNIFLIQGYLYSKPRPIEELAPHLAHWQDAPRLESAA
- a CDS encoding enoyl-CoA hydratase → MTVVFSNDSRLLLENLPDAAAQLPGVRQVWMRQHDAIVLSKTHAGFDKAGVETISALLGSITRGEYGALKFLIFDFAHGPGAASPAAEGFAAMVAANAELIVDTPVITLAWARSLMSGADFDFAMHCSAIVAEAGAKFSFEGEPFELFGLYAALGRRIGFVKTERLIESDSVIGAEEARELMIVKDVVEPQPELAAIDAYLRLFGRRYNASHAIFRAERMAQPPIDRRALDRR
- a CDS encoding ABC transporter ATP-binding protein yields the protein MTEAVLELRNIARHYREGEARLDILVDINLSIYPGETVALVAPSGAGKSTLLHIAGLLERPDGGEALINNAPTSRMSDAERTGLRRSAIGFIYQFHHLLPEFSALENIALPQMINGLDPKEARARAQQLLDYLRLGARASHRPSELSGGEQQRVAIARAVANAPHLLLADEPTGNLDPRTAEHVFATLMALARNTGLAALIATHNLELAEQMDRRVTLRDGRIEDLP
- a CDS encoding lipoprotein-releasing ABC transporter permease subunit, encoding MSDSAEAVTSTAKGAGAFSAFEWMVALRYLRARRADGFVSVIAGFSFLGIMLGVATLIVVTSVMNGFHRELMDKIMGINGHAFLQAVETPFTDWDDVAGKTEKVPGVKLAIPMVEGAAGISTQFGQSGVLVRGVREKDIMRLPGVTGNVKDGSFKGFDAGESVAIGQRLAENLGVAVGDKVSLLIAKGAQTPFGVAPRIKAYKVAAIFSIGMSEFDNVFVYMPLAEAQAFFNKDNEATVVEAFVDDPEQMDAFRANLEKAVTRPIIVTDWRQRNKTFFDTLQVEKNILFIILTLIVIVAAFNIISGLTMLVKDKTQDIAILRTIGATRGAVLRVFLIIGASIGVLGTIAGFVLGLLLAKNLDSIRVLLNRTLDANLFPAEFYFLSRLPAIVDSREVTMIVVMTLVIAILASIYPAWKAASLDPIEALRHE
- the proS gene encoding proline--tRNA ligase, with product MRLSRYFLPILRETPKEAEIVSHRLMLRAGLIRQESAGIYAWLPLGLKVLNNITRIIREEQNRAGAIECLMPTIQSADLWRESGRYDAYGKEMLRITDRHDREMLFGPTNEEMITEIFRAYVRSYKDLPLNLYHIQWKFRDEVRPRFGVMRSREFLMKDAYSFDLTAEAGRHSYNRMFVAYLRTFARMGLTAIPMAAESGPIGGNLSHEFIILAETGESEVFCHKDFLSFAPPPANVDFDDAPALEEIVGKWTSRYAATSEMHDAAAYEAVPEASRVSARGIEVGHIFYFGTKYSEPMKAVVNGPDGKEVVVQMGSYGIGPSRLVAAIIEAGHDEAGIVWPEQVAPFHVGVADLKVGDANTGRVCGDLVQQLENAGLDVLHDDRDERPGAKFATLDLIGLPWQILVGPKGLAEGRVEVKRRRTGERELLSPEDVVARIVEAVKQARA